The nucleotide window ATATCTAAGGGATATTCATCAATGGACAAAGGATGAATTAACAGAGAATCAAGCAGTTAAGAGACGAAAAGCATGGGCAGCATGAATATTTTTTTATACGAGTTTTGGACGCCCTACCCTGAAGCCCATCGAGCGGAGCGCCGGCATCATGGCGGATATTCCGAAGGAGGAAAATAAATGTGTACCCATGCCGGATAATTTGCAGACGATTAGTAAAATCATGGGCGAACGAGCAGTTATCGCCCGGCCTGCGCATGGAATACCGGGGAAAAAAGGCTTCAAAATCTAAAAAGCGAACCCCGCACTTGTCATCGCGACGGTGCGGGGTTCTTTCAAAGTTATGAGTATGAACAAAATACAGACCGAATTATTCGCTGTCTATTTCTTCGGGGGTGTCCCCTGTATCTTTCGGCGGTTCATTATCCGTATCGTCATCGGGGTTTTCGTCTTCCTGGTTTTCTCCTTTGGCGAAATTGGCCTTGATAAAGGCTTCCACATCGCTCTCCTTGTAGAACGTCTTGTGATAAATCATCTGATAAGGCAATTCGCCCGACGAGCGGTAACGCTGAAGTGTCCGCTTGCTTACATTGAGTAACTGGCATACGTCCTGGTTATCCAGCAGCCGTTCGCCCTCCAGCAATTTTTCTTTTAGCGCCATTTTTTCCAAATGCCGGTCTATCCGGTCGAAACGCACCATAAAACGCTCGAACCAGTTCTGCATAAACGCCATTAACTCCTTG belongs to Bacteroidales bacterium and includes:
- a CDS encoding helix-turn-helix domain-containing protein — encoded protein: MTDKELMAFMQNWFERFMVRFDRIDRHLEKMALKEKLLEGERLLDNQDVCQLLNVSKRTLQRYRSSGELPYQMIYHKTFYKESDVEAFIKANFAKGENQEDENPDDDTDNEPPKDTGDTPEEIDSE